Below is a genomic region from Henckelia pumila isolate YLH828 chromosome 3, ASM3356847v2, whole genome shotgun sequence.
CAAAATATGCCCCATTTTCCCTGCAATGTCCCCTCCTGTAGACTCCAGCACCCATTCCAGCACCATCTTCTTCACATTATCCACTTCCACCATCTCTGCTTTCACAACAAATTCAAACAAATGGGTTTGGTTTAGTCTTTATTTCTGACTCTCGCTGATTTTCATCTGAGataattttggttttaattCGCAAAGGGATATGTAATGTATTATTAATGGTTTCTTCGGGTTTCTTCGGGTTTCTTCTGTCAGTTTCTTTGTATTGTAAGACGAGAGAGACGCAGAAGCCATGTGGAATTCTAGGGGAAGTATCTCATATGTGTGAGTGAGTTGTGACTACAGTGGGAGTCTGAGTCATCActttagttttgtttttttttaatcaaaaatatttatttagctttttttttttccattcaaTACTCAccattggctcatattattccataaattttaattaactttttatatttgaaatttttaaaaatatatagttTTTTATTGTAACATGTGCTCCACCGAAAAAATTATTGTAGGAAGATTCTAGCTCTTGTATGTTGTTTCtatcattttaaaataatatatatcataataataaaatatttttctgaatattatataagatttttaatattttttacaaaatatatattcagtattttaattattcgtGAACTGTTGTGGCTTCAAGTAATTGGGTTGATTTGCCTTTTGTCCGACAGGTGTCTCGGACTCGAAGGATCTCCAATAAGAATACTCATATTATTGGTTTAGGGCGGGTGTTCTTAGGAATTTGGTAGGATTTAAATATATAGAAAATACTATCTCATTTCATATTATATTGGAGGCCAATAATGCGTCTCTGCATAGAATTTGAGGAGTCAATGCCAAATTGTAAATTCCACTACTTCTCCTGAAGTGAAGTTTTATGAGATGTACGAGCATCTCACGACATACAATAAAAAAAAGGTTGAGCTCAAAAAGGACTCAATTAcacatgagtcagaggtttattggctcatgcggaggttaaatcgagggatgtgtaCGAGTGACAGAGACCTAAAAAAGGGAGCAACATGTCCAACCCCTAGAGCATATTAACTCATAATATTTCATCAGAGAATATGcttcacacgaggatcgaacccgcaacgctggagaATCTCCTTCCACGTCATCTCAGACCTTACCAACTCGTCTATGCCCCTGTGGATCATCTCACGACATACATGGTTGACTACCCTAGTGGTGCTCATATAACATAAATACTAACCAACATTTTTATCTTTGGTGTGTTGATGAACTTTTTCGTAATTTCGAAAATATCCCTTAGCTTCaattatgtattttataaatattttcattttatctcatatcatttcaatttcaaaaaattgataaccttaatttaaaattttgttagaaTCGAAAATATGTGTAGAGAACTGTGAAATAAAATTCAGAAATATACCTAGTCTATTTATTTATAAACTGAAATGTAATATCATTCATAAAACTGAAATTATATTGTATTTACAATGCTTCAACAGATACAAATGTCTATGCAGTGGATTAACTCAATGAAAACTAAACAGAAACTGAATAATAGAGTTCTTGGTTTTTTTTCACCAGCCCAGAACTAGTTTTGTTCCTCTTTTTCAATTTCTCCTTTGTTATTATCTGAGATGGTTTTGGGGGATAAGTGAGTGATATGATCGTCACTCAGTAAATGGGAGAAACATCTCAGCTTTTAAAATCAGTTTTTTTACAGAAATATTTACGGAAAACTCAGAACAAAAATCAgagcaaaaataaaatgttttttCAGGAATAACCAGTAGTCGTTTCATGCACAATTCGTTTATATAAGTTTTGTAACTAATTGATATCAGTCTCTTATATGATAATACTTTAAAGGTCAGACTAGTAATAAGTAATCGATATTTAATAGTGTTCAGAATATACATTCCTACAACTAATTCACAAGTTTTAATGCATCATAAAATATCAGATTCGAAATCCAAGCTTTGAAAACAAAATACACATGCTAGAAAATGTTTAAAACACTTTCAGGTTTTAAATCAAAAATCCCATTCACCGCAATTTGTTAAAAATGTTTCGGTTGTCCTAGCAAAGATTGATATGCACTTGCTCAACTGAAGTCCTTCTCTCTCGACCGAACTCCGTCTGCTCAACTGATTTTTCTTTACTCTACTTttatgtgttttgatgcagagaATTTGTGTAACATTCTCTCATAAATTTAGTGCTATTTATATGCAAAATTTTGCCTGTTAAGCTCTAATTTAATACCATTATTCGTCATGATTTTCAGTTAATGCGTCAGTTACAACTTTAAAGCAtaagttcaaaaaaaaaaaaaaaaggttgacCCCTGAAGGGGACCACATTCCACATGAGCCAGAggctcattggctcatgcggagggTACTTTAAAGCATAAGTTATAGCTCAATCGAATGGTCTACTAAACTTATTTTGAGTTTGGTCAAATACGCCCGGGCCCGAACTCGTCTTGCCAaaatatacttatatatataatataaaatatataagtatatatatatatatatatattattaataatataattatatttttcttctattaaattattaatatctTATCCATAATGTTAGTTTacaatatttttggattaaaataattttattttattatcatatgcttaatatgaaaatataacatgataattttacttttattaattattaattgaatATAAGTTGATAGATTTTAATTTGGATAATATTATTTTGTcccaaatattattattaatataattttggataataaatttaataatttattaattttttattgaataaatctACAATTTTATAACTTTTGACGGTTATAAAGGGTCTGACCTTAATTGGACTCGTCGAGTTCACAGTACAAGACGGgtaaaaaaaaagaagcaaGACGAGTATCGCGTTTGACCAAATCCGTCCCTTTACCTTCTCTATAACCTATATTACCTAGCTCAAGAGTTTTTGTAAATGCCAATTGCGGTTGGAATAGGGTTGGGATCCGTCTCGTAACCCTCATACCTAATTTTCGTCCCGAAAagaatcgaattttttttttctcctgaTCTCGTATCCGAAACATTTCGGGACCCGAATATGATCCCGaatattcgggatcccgtcAAGTAGGGGGAGGAAATCCCGAAttgtttttttcattttcaaaaattcgttcaaaaaacaaaaaataatgtgattattttatttttaaaaaatactatttagaaatttatatttctgaataaaaaaataaatatccaacttaaaatatataatattaaaatattccaaATAATGATTTAAGGTTTTGTCAAAAGAAGAACATCATATTACACAtcgaataattattaataaaatatttggatacaaattactcaataaattttgttaaatagattgtcaaattGCATCTTTTATTCATACTAGTAAACATGGCACACGCATGCGTGTGCAACGAAATTTTTTAGTTacgatttattttattttttggattttttttgtatttttgctTAACATGTTATTGGGAAAAAATAAGATGAAAAAAGAAATGTAGAAGCCAAATgaaaaatatgatgaaaattGAAAAGTCTTATGATTGAAGTTAATGtgttataaaaaaataagttttttatgttattttatgtGAAAGTGGAGTTAGTGGGAGGGTTTTTAGTGGGATTGTGGGTATGAAGGGTAATTATTATGGAATTATGGAATAATATAAGAAGGGAAGGAGAGGCAAAAATGGAACAAAAGATGGTGTCCACATGAGCGGTTTTTCTAGGTGCCTCaagtattataatatagtatagatttgttctaattagataattataaatatgaattaattaaattattaatttagtgtttaaaaaatacacaaaaaaatgTCATTTCATGATTCTAATATTCGATAGTTTCAACAATAAACAGTTATGCGAATTAAGACCataatttaattgttatatgagttgaaacACTTAATATTTAgcataatatattaataaaattattaataaaatatattataatattatttcggAATGGATCGAAAATCTCGTCGTGataaaaatcacaaaaaatcGGGTAGGGAAAATTTCGGGATGAGATTTTTTCGGGATGAAAGTGAGATGAGATTCCATAAGAGTCGAAATTTCGGGAATTTTTGTCACCCCTAATATCAATGACCTCTTAGTCAAATGACATCACCAATCCAAATTTGGGAGATGACCCGAGTTCTATGCCCACtaactaggggtgcaaacgaaccgaatcgagctgaataatgataaaattttaaggctcgaattcggctcgataagagtatattcaagttcgagctcgattcgaagttcgataatttcaaatattttggcttgagctcggctcgaaatgaagttcgagttcgagtttggttcgaaatattcgaacctattcgtgaactattcggatattatggttcgaaaagctcgaaaaagtttgaaatgtatatatatttattatataattatattatattaattaaatattaaggttcgcgaactattcgcgaactatcgaacagagtaatttcggctcgagctcggcttgaaaaaaagttcgaacatgttcgaattcggctcgagttcgataagctcgaatacgaatcaaatatttatcgagcgggctcgtaaagctTACGAACATGTTCGGTTCATTTGCACCCCTACCACTAACCCTCACCcctttgtcaaaaaaaaataaaaaataaaaaaatttgtaaatatCTATTTGTCCCTCAACATAACAAAATATCAAAGTAACCCCTCTAGAAAATTAGGGCAATGCTAATATGCAGCAACACACCATCGCCAGCCCTGCACTCTACTTCCCTTTGAATCCCGCTCCTCAGCGGCTTCCCAATCTTTTCGCATAAAGACAAGCCATAGTTTCCGGTAACTTTTTGGtagtttttttcattttctccGTCGTTGCAAAGCTAATCGTCGcttgattttatgatttttcttcACTGATGGATTTTTATTTCggtttgattatgtgattttccaAAAATGTTTCAAGGTTGATAAGAGGAACGGTTTAATGATTTGGGTTTTTTCTCTCTTGATTTGCATACCCTTTCACTTTGGAAATCCTATCTGTTTGGGGTTTTATGCATTTTTCCAGGCTCTCTTATTTGTGCTTTCCCCAGCGTTGATTACAAGTTGCATGCTTACATTAATTGCAGGATGACTGCTTGCTATTGAATTTTTGCTTGATTGTAATTCTGAGTATTGGACTTGTGTTATTGAGAATGGATAATGCGGTGATAGAATTTGATATAGGATTGGGAGGGGACGACAATATGGATATGGAGCCTCATAATGGTCATGAAATGATTTCTGTTGGTTCTCCGAATGATGTTGGTTCATTCGGTGATGGTGCTTTCTCCTTCCAAACTTACATTCCTGAAGGAGAACCAGATCTTGAGCCTTGTGAGGGGATGGAATTTGAGTCGGAGGAGGCTGCCAAGGCATTTTATAACTCATATGCCAGGCGGGTTGGGTTCAGTACTCGTGTGAGCTCCTCACGTCGCTCTAGAAAGGATGGGGCAATCATACAGAGGTCTTTTGTTTGCGCGAAGGAGGGGTTTCGCAACATGAATGAGAAGCGTACCAAGGATAGAGAAGTTAAGCGCCCACGAACAATAACTCGGGTGGGGTGTAAGGCTTCGTTGTCAGTCAAGATACAGGATTCTGGGAAATGGGTAGTGTTCGGATTCGTTAAGGACCATAATCATGAGTTGGTGCCCCCTGACCAAGTTCATAGCCTCCGCTCCCATCGTCAAATTTCTGGTCCTGCGAAGACCTTGATTGACACCTTGCAGGCTGCGGGAATGGGCCCCAGGAGGATCATGTCTGTCCTCATTAAGGAGTATGGTGACATTAGCAAAGTTGGGTTTACAGAAGTGGATTGTAGAAATTATATTCGAAACAATCGCCAGAGGAGTATGGAAGGAGATATTCAGTTGCTTTTGGATTATTTGAAGCAGAAGCAAGCCGAGAATCCTGCTTTTTTCTATGCAGTGCAAGGGGATGACGAACAATGTGCATGCAACGTGTTCTGGGCTGACCCGAAGGCCAGAGCCAACTACAATCATTTTGGAGACACGGTCACTTTTGACACCACCTACCGATCGAACAGGTACAGATTGCCGTTTGTACCATTTACAGGGTTGAACCATCATGGACAACCTGTTCTATTTGGTTGTGCTTTTCTAATTAATGAATCAGAAGCATCATTTGTATGGCTATTCAAGACCTGGCTGGAAGCTTTTTCGGGGCAGCTTCCAGTATCCTTTACGACTGAGCATGACACTGTGATTCAGTCCGCCATCAATCAGGTTTTCCCAATTACTCGTCATCGTTTCTGCAAATGGCATATTTTTAAGAAATGTCAAGAGAAATTGTCGGACATGTTGCTAAAACACCATCATTTTGAATCTGACTTCCACAAGTGTGTAAATTTGTGTGAGAGCACAGAGGAATTTGAATCTTGCTGGCATTCATTTATTGATAAGTATGATCTTAGGGATCACGAGTGGCTTCAATCCATTTATTGTGAAAGAAGACAATGGGTCCCTGCATATCTGCGTGACTCATTTTTCGCCGAAATGTCTATTACTCAGAGAAGCGACAGTATGAACTCGTATTTTGATGGATATATTAACGCATCTACCAACCTTAACCAGTTCTTCAAGCTATACGAAAAAGCGTTGGAGAGTCGCCATGAGAAAGAAGTTAAAGCTGATTTTGATACAATGAATACATCACCAGCTTTGAAAACTCCTTCTCCTATGGAGAAACAGGCATCTGATCTTTACACAAGAAAGCTATTCGCGAGATTTCAGGAGGAGCTGGTTAGCACTCTCACTTTTATGGCGTCAAAAATGGAGGATGATGGAGAGGTCATTACATATCAAGTTGCGAAATTCGGAGAAGACCACAAAACTTACCATGTGAGGTTTGATGTTCTCAAAATGAGAGCCACATGTAGCTGCCAGATGTTTGAATTTTCGGGTCTTCTTTGCAGGCATGTGTTGGCAGTATTCAGAGTGACTAATGTTCTCACACTTCCATCTCATTATATCTTGAAGCGATGGACAAGAAATGCCAAGAGTCATGTCGCATTGGAAGAACGAATTACAAATCCATTCAATTGCTATTTGGAATCTCATACCGTTCGGCAGATCACACTTCGACATGAGGCATTAAAATTTGTAGACGAAGGAGCCGAATCTTCTGACTCTTACAATGTCGCTATGGCTGCTTTGGCAGAGGCTTCAAAGAAAGTTGCTTTGGCAATGAAAAATGTTGGAAAGCCTTCTTTTACCAATGGGCCCATGAAGGATTTCTCAGCAAAGGACCAAATTCAGCTAAATCGTGGTTCCATGGGTGGGCAAGGGAGCTTCGCCCTGAAGCTATCCGAGGTTTGTTGCTAAAGTATTTACTGCGTGATCCTCTACTATTTCCAAACCCGAGTTTTACAAGAAACTCTCATGCTCTTCATCAGATGACTCACTAATAGAAAGTTTTGCAAAGCCTCAGCCGGGACCATTCAATACTTAAACTTGTGGCAATTCATGGTCTCTCTTGTTTTGTGGTGATAAATTCCTTAATTTTATTGGAGAAGACTGGAATAAAAATGTCGATGAACAAATTTTACTTGCTCTTATGTAGGATGACATGGATCAAAAAATTAACGAGCTTTCCTGTGAGCTGGAGCGTGCCAATGGGAAGTGTGAAGTATATCGCTCGAACCTCCTTTCAATATTGAAGGATATAGAGGACCATAAACAACGTTTATCAGTAGAAGTCCAAAACATAAAGCTTAGCATGAAAGATGGCATTTAAAGTTGTAGAGTTTCAACTCTATCTTCTCTGGTATAATGCAGGCGCATGCTTTTCAGATAGAACTACACTTTGTGTTTAAACATTGAAGAACCGTTCAAGTTGCATGTCATCACCAGCCGTAGAAGATGATTCTATGTGTAGCGGTCGGCCAAAGCCTCAGCACTTGTGCCATTCGCCCGCTGTAGAAGATGATTCTATGTGGAGAAGTCGAAACTTTGCTGCCTAATTCTTCGTTACGGTAGTATAATTGTTCCGTATATAGGTTTTTCTTGTAGTTTGTGGTGTCAATAGTTCAAGATCAACCATAATGTAGCTGCTGCATCTAACTATCATCGCATCACATCATGTACATAGTTACTCAGgctgtattttattttagttttgagCAATACTCAGGtttgtattttgatattgttattctGACAGAAAAAGTAAATAGGTGTAAGAGTTGAAACAGCATGTAGCATATTCGTATCCCCTTATTAAAAACACCAAATGTTGCTGTAGAATTACAGATCCAACAAGTGCAAAAAGTTGCAAGAAATGCAAATTTGAGTTTTCTTCGAtggaataaaaagaaaaaaagtttAGGTTTATACTTTAAATTACTGAATTTCCATAACTCCATTGCTAATTTAAAATAAGTGCGGGAGTTTTTGCACCACTGGAAATTTATGAGggatttaaaattacaaattctaaaaaatttataataattaatgaaaTAAGTAAAATGTGAGGGGCAAAAATATTGAAGTCATTAAGTTGCAACGGAAATTTGAATTTATATCCCTAATTTGTGACATAAAAATTCCGTCGCTACACACATCTCTAAGCTACCGGATTTTTGTGATGTAAATATCATTCTGAGTGACTCCAAACTCATCTCCAACTTATTACCTTATATATGTTTTAGTGCATCTTTATCTTCAAAATAACACAATTTTTTGCATCAAGTATTCAACTCGACCactctaaaataaaaatagtaataaaatattttagactattttatttacaacaattattgaactttttttttttcggaaatACAATCATTAACTTGTAATACATGAAGATTTATTTCTTGGAGTGTAATGTATTCTTCTACTTCCTTTCCTTTATCATAGGCGATGAATGACACACACCGCTCAGTATTTGTAATAAATATCAATATCGATATCGATATGAATTAattctaaaattttttaaataaaaacttgtgtttggataaaaagaaaaagaaaatacagGTTGACTTTTAATAGCATAAGAGGTTGAAAACGGCACATAACTATCAGTGacaaatttttatttcattttttttttgtcgatTTCAATGTATTATTCGTGCTTATCAGCGTTGTGCTCTTcgtttctatttctattttctaatatcatttTGGAGTCGATATATATTATCTGCTTGACTTTTGAGAATCCACAGattataaatgcaatgcattatattatattatattctattatatatatatatatatcaactgTCCCAGCCCCCACCTATGCCAACCAAGTCTCATCCATTGTACAGAATGTGGATGATTAATAATCTCAACTTGGAATCTTTCTTTATTCCCCCTCCCTTTTATCGAATCAATATCCCACCATGTTCACCACCTCCGACCAATCAACCACCGTCTACATGATCCAGAACGCCTCCACAACCGCCGTGGACGGCGCGGAACCACCCTCGCACCACCCCGGCTTCACATCTCTAAACTCATCCATGACTCTGGCCATCCTCATCGTTCTCACGGCCCTCGTCTTCATGGGTCTTCTCTCCGTATACAGCAGATGTTTCTCCGACAACTCTCCCAGCTCTCCTTCCCCAACCTCCTCCGCCGCCGCCTCTTCCGCACAAAGCAATCATCCCCATCCTCCGTTGGACCCATCCACCGTGAAGTCCCTCCCGCTCCTGTCCTATGACGCGGCGGCTACTCCGCGGCTGCTGGAAGACTGCCCGATTTGCTTGACCGAGTTTCGGGGCACAGAGAGTGTGAAGATGATCCCTTACTGTGGCCACGTGTTCCACCCTGGCTGCATTGACACGTGGCTGGAGTCGCAGGTGAGCTGTCCCCTGTGTCGGTCCACGCGGCTGCTGACCGTGGCGGAGGAAGTTTGAATCGGTGGAAGACCAGAAATTTCAAGCTATCCTTAACACACGATGTCTCAATGATGTATCTAAGAGCGCTTGATTGGAAAATGAGAATTAGtttattggaaaaaaaaactTTCAATGGTAAGCTCAATATATATGGCATGAAAAATGTCATATGTACGTCTTGTAATGTACATGTTATTAATTATACTATTTACAATTTTCATTATTAAATACAAAACTAGttaagaaatatatgtttatgttggtaaaaaaaaattttgtaattaataTGAAGATATATATTAAGGTGTACATCTCAAATTGCTTATTTGGcgtaaaaaattgtttttgtctATGATGCAGTGTAGGTATTATTTTTTGTGTGTGATGAATTGTattcgtaattcagaaatgGAAGAAAAGGTCATAGAAAATTGGACCTTTTCTTC
It encodes:
- the LOC140892484 gene encoding protein FAR1-RELATED SEQUENCE 5, whose protein sequence is MDNAVIEFDIGLGGDDNMDMEPHNGHEMISVGSPNDVGSFGDGAFSFQTYIPEGEPDLEPCEGMEFESEEAAKAFYNSYARRVGFSTRVSSSRRSRKDGAIIQRSFVCAKEGFRNMNEKRTKDREVKRPRTITRVGCKASLSVKIQDSGKWVVFGFVKDHNHELVPPDQVHSLRSHRQISGPAKTLIDTLQAAGMGPRRIMSVLIKEYGDISKVGFTEVDCRNYIRNNRQRSMEGDIQLLLDYLKQKQAENPAFFYAVQGDDEQCACNVFWADPKARANYNHFGDTVTFDTTYRSNRYRLPFVPFTGLNHHGQPVLFGCAFLINESEASFVWLFKTWLEAFSGQLPVSFTTEHDTVIQSAINQVFPITRHRFCKWHIFKKCQEKLSDMLLKHHHFESDFHKCVNLCESTEEFESCWHSFIDKYDLRDHEWLQSIYCERRQWVPAYLRDSFFAEMSITQRSDSMNSYFDGYINASTNLNQFFKLYEKALESRHEKEVKADFDTMNTSPALKTPSPMEKQASDLYTRKLFARFQEELVSTLTFMASKMEDDGEVITYQVAKFGEDHKTYHVRFDVLKMRATCSCQMFEFSGLLCRHVLAVFRVTNVLTLPSHYILKRWTRNAKSHVALEERITNPFNCYLESHTVRQITLRHEALKFVDEGAESSDSYNVAMAALAEASKKVALAMKNVGKPSFTNGPMKDFSAKDQIQLNRGSMGGQGSFALKLSEDDMDQKINELSCELERANGKCEVYRSNLLSILKDIEDHKQRLSVEVQNIKLSMKDGI
- the LOC140890238 gene encoding RING-H2 finger protein ATL57-like, encoding MFTTSDQSTTVYMIQNASTTAVDGAEPPSHHPGFTSLNSSMTLAILIVLTALVFMGLLSVYSRCFSDNSPSSPSPTSSAAASSAQSNHPHPPLDPSTVKSLPLLSYDAAATPRLLEDCPICLTEFRGTESVKMIPYCGHVFHPGCIDTWLESQVSCPLCRSTRLLTVAEEV